The Scyliorhinus canicula chromosome 13, sScyCan1.1, whole genome shotgun sequence genome contains a region encoding:
- the bbs10 gene encoding Bardet-Biedl syndrome 10 protein produces MEIEKLVQTAESLENIMVRCFGPDGRQVLFVRDTGDILITKDGCRILESLLLEHPAARLMVQCVSAHCSLAGDGAKSFILLLAAMLRASRAEIGDGLPAYHGARRLWLARGLAKLVQEVLEPVLKRHLAPRCGSALCLSSGHPLLPREQAARVLAAYFGGKLSPSHTPFLTQLACDFLQRLGDGEMEPALNLAADCFPGLHVTVPGLPVGSSRVLEGLLLSRGFSLLCGQGETRVLVVDDSLLPPLTETGYTLQLESPAGLAEARDWARARAEEALAHLQALGVGLLLSGPRQPACVLELARRQGLSVVDCLPDEDLCLVRRLTGVGPLSRVAEARPADTVPAGFARPAPLGTHEQVLVGFLSCCGLRAHSLAVCAPAPGLAMQHRDAIHGAFKLLRFLLPRPGRHDRERKKLWMGDLEKGSERQGTRGLERESGKQGAGNLAKGGVRQETGNLERGSERQETGDLERESEIQGIEDLKIGSEIRGTRDFGQECEKQEMREPGKAGDLTEGRLGTDGKGGKHQQPGDQLAWREPWELSECELPAGRVLPPGGTFEFLMSHFLQREAESQQQPDVRAACRIVADALLNIPRHLHPRADRGRDFLQAHTNFAASLREQGVPAVVDGPLEVVAAKQCLLVSVIRCLRSLLAIDRVIAVRGKLGNKPLTGSEVSE; encoded by the coding sequence GTTGATGGTTCAGTGTGTGTCGGCTCACTGCAGCCTCGCCGGAGACGGAGCCAAGTCCTTCATCCTGTTACTGGCCGCCATGCTGCGGGCATCGCGTGCGGAGATTGGAGATGGGCTGCCCGCCTACCATGGGGCCCGGCGACTCTGGCTAGCTCGAGGGCTGGCTAAGCTGGTGCAGGAGGTGCTAGAACCGGTATTGAAGAGGCACCTGGCCCCCCGCTGCGGCTCAGCCCTCTGCCTCTCCAGCGGCCACCCCCTCCTGCCCAGGGAACAGGCCGCCCGGGTCCTGGCCGCCTACTTCGGGGGCAAGCTCAGTCCGTCCCACACCCCCTTCCTGACTCAGCTGGCCTGCGACTTCCTCCAGCGTCTGGGGGATGGGGAGATGGAGCCGGCACTGAACTTGGCAGCCGACTGTTTCCCTGGCCTGCACGTTACAGTACCCGGCTTGCCCGTGGGCAGcagcagggtgctggaggggCTGCTGCTGAGCCGAGGCTTCTCACTGCTCTGTGGCCAGGGTGAGACTAGAGTTCTGGTTGTAGACGACAGCCTGCTACCCCCTCTGACCGAGACTGGTTACACCCTGCAGCTGGAGTCGCCTGCCGGGCTGGCAGAGGCTCGGGACTGGGCACGAGCCAGGGCGGAGGAGGCTCTGGCCCATCTGCAAGCCCTGGGGGTGGGACTGTTGCTTTCGGGGCCCCGGCAACCGGCCTGTGTGCTGGAACTGGCCCGTCGGCAGGGCCTCTCGGTGGTGGACTGCCTACCGGACGAGGACCTGTGCCTGGTCAGAAGGTTGACAGGGGTGGGACCACTCTCCAGGGTGGCGGAGGCCCGGCCAGCAGACACCGTGCCCGCCGGTTTTGCCAGACCGGCCCCTCTCGGGACCCACGAGCAGGTCCTGGTGGGTTTCCTGAGCTGCTGTGGCTTGCGAGCCCACTCCCTGGCAGTATGCGCGCCCGCCCCGGGACTGGCAATGCAACACCGTGATGCCATCCACGGTGCTTTCAAACTGTTGAGGTTCCTCCTGCCCCGCCCTGGGCGTCATGATAGAGAGAGGAAGAAACTGTGGATGGGGGACCTggagaaagggagtgagagacagggaactagaggcctggagagagagagtgggaaacagGGAGCAGGGAATCTGGCTAAAGGGGGTGTTAGACAGGAAACTGGAAACttggagagagggagcgagaggcaggaaactggagatctggagagagagagtgaaatacaGGGGATTGAGGACCTGAAGATAGGGAGCGAGATACGAGGGACGAGAGACTTTGGACAAGAGTGCGAGAAACAGGAAATGCGGGAGCCAGGCAAAGCCGGGGATCTAACTGAGGGCAGGTTGGGCACCGATGGTAAGGGTGGGAAGCACCAGCAGCCAGGAGACCAACTAGCTTGGCGAGAGCCCTGGGAGCTGAGCGAATGTGAACTGCCAGCTGGTAGGGTTCTGCCCCCAGGTGGCACCTTCGAGTTCCTGATGAGTCACTTCCTCCAGCGAGAGGCCGAAAGCCAACAGCAGCCTGACGTGAGGGCGGCATGCAGGATTGTTGCGGACGCCTTGCTTAATATTCCCAGGCACCTTCACCCAAGGGCAGATCGGGGCAGGGACTTCCTCCAGGCCCACACTAATTTTGCAGCCAGTCTTCGGGAGCAGGGAGTTCCGGCAGTGGTTGACGGGCCCCTGGAGGTGGTGGCTGCCAAGCAGTGCCTGCTGGTTTCCGTGATCCGGTGCTTGAGGAGCCTGCTAGCCATCGACCGTGTCATCGCTGTCCGCGGCAAACTCGGGAACAAACCGCTGACCGGGAGCGAGGTGTCAGAGTAA